A stretch of DNA from Acidobacteriota bacterium:
TTATCTGGCCGAATCGCCCTTGCAAGAAAGCATTGTGGCGGATGCGGTCAATCAAGTAACGGCGGCTGGCGTGCTCTATTTTTCGTCGGCGGGCAATGAAGGCAACAAAAACGATGGTACTTCCGGCACTTGGGAAGGAAACTTCAATCCCAATGGGACGCCGCCCGCGCTGGCCGGTGGCGGCGCGGCTAATAATTTCGGCGATGGCGGGCAGTCTATCCTGGTGACTGCTGATTCAGCCGTGGTCCCTCTGTATTGGAGCGATGTTTTTGGCGTTTCGGCGAATGACTATGACCTTTACGACATGGACGGCGGACTCACGACCATCTTCGATGCTTCCACCGACACGCAAGACGGTGTGGGCGGCGATGACTTTCCGGTCGAAATCAGCGGCCCGGCCTTTAGCGGTGAACGTTTGGTCGTACTGCAATTTGCGGGTGCCAATCGGTTCATTAGCCTGCACAATTTCCGTGGCAGACTCGATCCAACTCTCAGCACGACGGGTTCGACCATTGGCCATTCCATCGCGGTGAATGCCTTCAGCGTGGCAGCGACCCCTGCGAGTGCGGGGTTTGGCGTAGGACAGCCAAGCGGCCCGTTCCCGAATCCTTTCACCACTGCCAACGTGACGGAGACTTTCACTTCCGACGGGCCGCGTCGGATTTTCTTCGATTTCGCTGGCAACTTACTGCCAGGCGCGCCGCCAGGTAATTTCTCTGCGACGGGCGGGATCGTGAGGCAAAAGCCGGATATTACGGCGGCAGACGGCGTGATGTGCGCCGCGCCCGGCTTTAATCCCTTCTTCGGCACTTCGGCAGCAGCTCCGCACGCGGCGGCCATTGCGGCCCTGCTCAAATCGGCGGGGCCCTTCACCAACGCGCAGATCCGCACTGCACTCATCTCTTCGGCGCTCGACATTGAGACAGTGGGTGTTGATCGCGATTCCGGCGCGGGCATCGTCATGGCCTACCAGGCACTGCAAGCCATTGGCGCGACACCGCAGGCATTCCTGAGTTTGGGAACCGTCGCGTTTACCGAAACAGGCGGCGACAATGACGGATTTGCCGAATCTTGCGAACAATTGAATTACACGATTGGGCTGACCAACGCTGGCGGAGCGACCGCGACGGGCATCTCGGCGACGCTGACTTCTGCGACGCCAGGCGTGGTCATCAATCAAGGCGTGTCGGCGTATCCGAATCTGGCAGTGGCCGCCAGTGCTAACAACACGACGCCGTTTACCGTAACGATTGGCTGCGGCGTGACTTGCGGTGCAACGATCAACTTTACCTTGACCGTGACGTTCAGCGGCGGAATGAGTCCGCAAATCTTCAATTTCAGCACGGCGATGGGCGCACCTGGCACGCCGATAACCTTCAGTTTCACCGGCCCACCGGTGGCGATTCCGGATGCCGCCGATTTGTCGGGCAGTAATCCGGGCGCGCCGGTCAACGCCAATCTGGTGGTTGCCGGGGTTCCGGGCAATATCTTCGATATTAACTTCCGCTTCGATGGCACCAGTTGTACGAACGCTATTGGTTCGACCACGGTCGGGCTGGATCACACTTTCGTCAACGACTTGAGGCTCACGCTGAGAGCGCCGGATAACACGACCGTGGTGGTCATTAACAACACCGACGGCAGCGGTAACAACTTCTGCCAGACGCTGCTCGACGACGAATCGGCGGGAGCTTCGATCCAAAGCGTGGTTTCCGGCAACGCGCCGTTCACCGGCTCCTTCAAACCGAATGCGCCGCTTTCGGGGTTCGACGCTCACGGTGCCAATGGCACCTGGCAACTACAGGCGCAGGATTTCTTCAGCGGGGACACCGGTAACATCCGCGCCTTCTCGCTGGTCATCACGCCGGCGGTTTGCGCGACAGCGGCGTGTTCGCTGACGCAGGCGAACATCATGGTAATTCCCGTGTCGCCCGGTACGACGGCAGTGGTCAACTACAGTCCGTCCATCACGGGCGGTTGCGGGGTCGTGACTTGCGTGCCGCCTTCCGGCTCGACCTTTCCAGCGGGGGTAACGCCCGTCACTTGTACGCCGCAAGCCGGTAGCCCGATCAACTTCACTGTAACTGTCGGTTGCGCACCGATCACGCTTGGCCCGCTGTCGGGCGCAGTGGCGGGCACGCCGTACAATCAATCGGCGGTGGCCAGTCCGGCGGGTTCATATACCTACTCAGTGATGAGCGGGTCATTGCCGACGGGCTTGACGCTGAATGCCGCGACCGGCGCGGTCACGGGCACGCCGACGGTGGCCGGGACCTTCACCTTCACTCTCAAAGCCGCCGACAATGTGAATCCCTGCATGGGCACGCGGAATTACACCGTGGTCATCACCTGTCCGACGGTCACGCTGGCGCCCACGACCTTGCCCAACGCAACGGTCAATGTGGCGTATCCGACGACTCTCACGGGCAGCCCCGCCGGCGGCAACTATACGTTTGCCGTCACCAGCGGCCTATTGCCTGCGGGCCTGACGCTCAATGCGAATGGTTCGTTCAGCGGTGCGCCGACGCAATCCGGCGTCTTCAATTTCCGCGTCACGGCCGCGGGCTTTGGAGGTTGCACGGGCTTCCTTGATTACGCGCTGGTCGTCATTTGCCAGACCGTTACGCTCAGTCCAGCGAGCTTGCCGAGCGGGACGGCCGGCACTGCTTATAGTCAGTCGGTTTCCGCTTCGCCTGCCGGGGCGTATACCTATGCGGTCACGTCAGGCTCCTTGCCGGCGGGGCTGACGCTCAATGGCGCGACCGGCGCGCTCACGGGCACGCCCACAACGACCGGCTCGTTCTCCTGCACGCTCACGGCTTCGGCGGGTGCGTGCAGTGGTTCGCAAAACTACACTGTGACCATCGGCTGCCCGACGATCACCTTAAGCCCTGGGAGCCTCGCTGCCGGTCAGGCGGGCGTCGCTTACAGTCAAACCCTCAGTGTCTCGCCTGCGGGCAGCTATACCTTTAGCCTGATCGCGGGAAGTCTGCCCGCCGGGTTGACGCTGAATGCCTCAACGGGAGTGATCAGCGGTATCGCCACCGCCACGGGCGCGGCAACCTTCACCGTCAAGGCGCAAGCGGCCACTGGCTGCGCTGCCACGCAAAACTACATGCTGGTCATTGGGTGTCCGACCATCACGGTCAATCCCGCGACCTTGCCGAGTGGCACGACGGGGACGGCGTACAGTCAGGTGATTTCGGCTGCACCGGCAGGCGGCAATTACAGCTATGCCGTGACCAGCGGTTCCTTGCCGCTGGGGTTGTCGCTCAATGCCGCGACCGGCCTGCTGAGTGGCGCGCCAACGACGAATGGGTCCTACACCTTCACGGTGACGGCGACGGGCTTTGGTGGCTGCCAGGGCAGCCGGTCGTACTCGCTGGTCATCGGCGGCGCTTGTCCGACGATCACGTTGCCGGGCAGCTTGCCCAACGGCAGTATCGGGCAGCTTTACAGTAACACTGTCGCCGCCGCGCCCGCCGGCAGCTACACCTACGCGCTGACCGGCTCGCTGCCGCCGGGCGTGACCTTCTTCAATGCGGCGGCGCTGCTGTACGGCTATCCGCTGGCGGCGGGCAGCTATACCTTCACGATCACCGCGACACAGGGCGCGTGCAC
This window harbors:
- a CDS encoding putative Ig domain-containing protein, coding for MKPTNKSARKQKKANGKLRGLALLVLLMAVGVVIWQASKPMLAASSMAAAVESSRLSLDTAVEVYRDNRTSANWQAVEAARQVYQTAFTEAVKVNAVSPAPVMAASAALQLQTLAAIKKSLTPNQKKISSRLLFAARKQRVQLPLELNSMRTSVPTSASGDTLVDITVINRTAGLKVLDKFSFKVVNASPAGRVIVAEVPLGKLEELAAFPEIIAIREHAKAYTSRYVPSGAEAQTLVKPSFEKRAEALRNRVSAALAGMVSNVSEGDKTHRALDARGFFGVNGSGVKVGVISDGVDSLAALQASGDLPAVTVLDAGSGDEGSAMLEIVHDLAPNAQLYFATADPTQATFAANIIALKNAGCNIIVDDVVYLAESPLQESIVADAVNQVTAAGVLYFSSAGNEGNKNDGTSGTWEGNFNPNGTPPALAGGGAANNFGDGGQSILVTADSAVVPLYWSDVFGVSANDYDLYDMDGGLTTIFDASTDTQDGVGGDDFPVEISGPAFSGERLVVLQFAGANRFISLHNFRGRLDPTLSTTGSTIGHSIAVNAFSVAATPASAGFGVGQPSGPFPNPFTTANVTETFTSDGPRRIFFDFAGNLLPGAPPGNFSATGGIVRQKPDITAADGVMCAAPGFNPFFGTSAAAPHAAAIAALLKSAGPFTNAQIRTALISSALDIETVGVDRDSGAGIVMAYQALQAIGATPQAFLSLGTVAFTETGGDNDGFAESCEQLNYTIGLTNAGGATATGISATLTSATPGVVINQGVSAYPNLAVAASANNTTPFTVTIGCGVTCGATINFTLTVTFSGGMSPQIFNFSTAMGAPGTPITFSFTGPPVAIPDAADLSGSNPGAPVNANLVVAGVPGNIFDINFRFDGTSCTNAIGSTTVGLDHTFVNDLRLTLRAPDNTTVVVINNTDGSGNNFCQTLLDDESAGASIQSVVSGNAPFTGSFKPNAPLSGFDAHGANGTWQLQAQDFFSGDTGNIRAFSLVITPAVCATAACSLTQANIMVIPVSPGTTAVVNYSPSITGGCGVVTCVPPSGSTFPAGVTPVTCTPQAGSPINFTVTVGCAPITLGPLSGAVAGTPYNQSAVASPAGSYTYSVMSGSLPTGLTLNAATGAVTGTPTVAGTFTFTLKAADNVNPCMGTRNYTVVITCPTVTLAPTTLPNATVNVAYPTTLTGSPAGGNYTFAVTSGLLPAGLTLNANGSFSGAPTQSGVFNFRVTAAGFGGCTGFLDYALVVICQTVTLSPASLPSGTAGTAYSQSVSASPAGAYTYAVTSGSLPAGLTLNGATGALTGTPTTTGSFSCTLTASAGACSGSQNYTVTIGCPTITLSPGSLAAGQAGVAYSQTLSVSPAGSYTFSLIAGSLPAGLTLNASTGVISGIATATGAATFTVKAQAATGCAATQNYMLVIGCPTITVNPATLPSGTTGTAYSQVISAAPAGGNYSYAVTSGSLPLGLSLNAATGLLSGAPTTNGSYTFTVTATGFGGCQGSRSYSLVIGGACPTITLPGSLPNGSIGQLYSNTVAAAPAGSYTYALTGSLPPGVTFFNAAALLYGYPLAAGSYTFTITATQGACTGSQSYTVLVGAGAFAARAQVADYDGDGKADLALWRPANGSWNMRMSSTQLTQTMSWGTTGDLPLLGDYDGDGKTDLAVYRPSAGTFYVRRSSDGGYLIRQWGVSTDVPVPGDYDGDGKTDCAIWRPSEGNWYVLRSSDGNIDVVNWGMGDAPYLDVPVPGDYDGDGKTDLAVFRRASGTWLVKRSSDSQFIIKQWGLGTDVPVAADYDGDGKTDIAVWRQGVWYIWQSVSNRYRLENWGTSAAPYYDQALPSDYDGDKQADVAVWRASDRTWYVRCSHDGSLMMQAQGQAGDVPVARRTP